A region from the Metopolophium dirhodum isolate CAU chromosome 9, ASM1992520v1, whole genome shotgun sequence genome encodes:
- the LOC132952270 gene encoding uncharacterized protein LOC132952270, which translates to MNIFYERDENTTDNIEYTSIDNLLNNDNEFRSIMDTSSIHLITNMHDDTPLASTSENSTSFQSVDNDQLKNLLIEWNLDCLYQICIEQQMDLEALGLMNDNHFNILLSNVPLGPRIKFESKVKKYQASLIQNSEHTTVYKTSAIIINNADEISQKVSKVTTENQIFQLHTILKNYPQGSFVLNYFEKHNILNESCRNVLVEIIINDLIKRESHMTFRLANLVADAIIGTFPTEIKDTYFLKDAKNSSPKGKLYAKYYNTIRYMKQNGLIPAAIGKERSSKPLSRTIDKDNSILATDPDSELVSTYLNDKDLTWPEIEEIWRKTINYRLNYIKQNNATDIFNKWQQYTQPMGYKLVDIDFQNVFSDYTNFKTVFEENMNNLINILKERVRDCESKKLLETFSSMQNMSTDSKTLIIMYLLHCIFIPTSKKSTKDSNGKRGFIKFSIRDSQNSFLVVTPTAVEMELTLKKMAENGPLQPCLLVVGSLFDPKQILVYFDNIKYKMFSAYKAFDICFKIFHVFNVEYPLESGDVWLFIQTFFYNITTKYDKSNVLSKQISNELKSKLI; encoded by the exons atgaatatattttatgaaagagATGAAAACACTACAGATAACATTGAATACACATCaatcgataatttattaaataatgataatgagtTTCGTTCTATAATGGATACTAGTAGTATCCATCTAATAACCAATATGCATGATGACACACCACTTGCCAGTACATCAGAAAATTCAACAAGTTTTCAATCTGTTGATAACGATCAATTAAAAAACCTCCTTATAGAATGGAATCTTGATTGTTTGTaccaaatatgtatag agcaACAAATGGATTTAGAGGCCTTAGGGCTAATGAATGATAATCATTTCAATATATTGTTGTCAAATGTTCCACTGGGACCCAGAATAAAATTTGAAagcaaagttaaaaaatatcaggCATCATTAATTCAAAACTCAGAACACACCACAGTTTATAAGACATctgcaattattataaataatgctgATGAAATTTCTCAAAAGGTCTCAAAAGTTACAactgaaaatcaaatttttcaattacataccattttgaaaaattatcctCAAGGATCTTTTGTTCTGaactattttgaaaaacataacaTTCTCAATGAGAGTTGTAGAAATGTATTAGTGGAAATTATCATTAATGACCTAATAAAAAGAGAATCCCATATGACATTTAGGTTGGCTAATTTAGTAGCTGATGCTATAATTGGAACTTTTCCCACAGAAatcaaa gatacttattttctaaaagatGCCAAAAATAGTTCACCTAAAGGCAAATTATatgccaaatattataataccataagGTATATGAAACAAAATGGTTTAATACCTGCAGCAATTGGTAAAGAGAGATCTTCAAAACCATTGAGTCGTACAATAGACAAAGATAATAGTATACTCg cTACTGACCCTGATTCTGAATTAGTGTCGACATATCTAAATGATAAAGATCTAACATGGCCAGAAATAGAAGAAATTTGgagaaaaactattaattaccgtctaaattatataaaacaaaataatgctacagacatttttaataaatggcaACAGTATACTCAACCAATGGGTTATAAACTT GTTGATATAgattttcaaaatgtgtttAGCGATTACACAAATTTCAAAACTGTTTTTGAAGagaatatgaataatttaattaacattttgaaaGAGAGAGTAAGAGATTGTGAAagcaaaaaattattagaaacaTTTAGTTCAATGCAAAATATGTCAActg ATTCAAAAACgttgataataatgtatttattgcaTTGTATTTTCATTCCCACCTCAAAAAAATCAACTAAAGATAGTAATGGAAAAAGAGGTTTCATAAAATTTAGTATAAGGGACTCACAGAATTCATTCCTGGTTGTAACTCCAACAGCGGTGGAGATGGAGTTAACATTGAAAAAGATGGCTGAAAACGGTCCATTACAGCCATGCTTGTTAGTTGTAGGATCATTATTTGATCCTAAACAAATTCTAGTGTATttcgataatattaaatacaaaatgttttctGCCTACAAGGCGTTTGATATATGTTTTAAGATATTCCATGTCTTCAACGTGGAATATCCTCTAGAATCTGGTGACGTATGGCTGTttatacaaacttttttttacaatataacaacTAAGTATGATAAGTCAAACGtattatcaaaacaaatttcaaatgaattaaaatcaaaattaatatga